A genome region from Hymenobacter tibetensis includes the following:
- the porN gene encoding type IX secretion system ring subunit PorN/GldN, giving the protein MNKFLSLAALTAGLTLSVAASAQEQATTASSNGSYRPIPNSDIMFRKTITRAIDLREKQNKPMFSEGKEISRIITDAVKRGELQAYRNDSLTSTFTPAEVSANMSYAEASAGLSDEEKAAGFSEEAVDDWGAPVSKKKGGKAVAKAPAAPPSYEYRPKDLYQMELKEDMIFDKKRSRMYHDIKTIKLLVPSTLSSNTSGIEKEIATFKYSDLVKVFRNNPDKAIWFNSQNDAQHKNLADAFELWLFNSYIVKVSNPNDARLDEIYGGQQQGILASQQAASDLIEYEYNLWSF; this is encoded by the coding sequence ATGAACAAATTCCTTTCTTTAGCCGCTCTGACGGCCGGTCTGACGCTGTCGGTGGCAGCTTCAGCTCAGGAACAAGCCACCACAGCGAGCAGCAACGGCTCGTACCGCCCGATCCCAAACTCGGATATCATGTTCCGCAAAACTATCACGCGGGCTATTGACCTACGTGAGAAGCAGAACAAGCCGATGTTCTCGGAGGGTAAGGAAATCAGCCGGATCATTACTGATGCGGTGAAGCGTGGCGAATTGCAGGCTTACCGGAATGATTCCTTGACATCAACCTTCACTCCTGCTGAAGTATCAGCCAACATGTCGTATGCTGAGGCTAGCGCAGGTTTGAGTGACGAGGAAAAAGCAGCTGGTTTTTCAGAAGAAGCCGTAGACGATTGGGGTGCTCCAGTATCCAAGAAAAAAGGTGGTAAAGCAGTTGCTAAAGCTCCAGCGGCTCCACCTAGTTACGAGTACCGTCCGAAGGACTTGTATCAGATGGAATTGAAAGAAGATATGATCTTCGACAAGAAACGGTCGCGGATGTATCATGATATCAAAACTATCAAGCTGCTAGTACCATCTACTCTGAGTTCCAATACATCAGGAATTGAGAAAGAGATAGCCACTTTCAAGTACAGCGACTTGGTGAAGGTGTTCCGCAATAATCCAGATAAGGCTATCTGGTTTAACTCGCAGAACGACGCGCAACACAAGAACCTAGCTGATGCTTTCGAACTATGGTTATTCAACTCCTACATCGTGAAGGTGTCCAACCCGAATGATGCCCGTCTGGATGAGATTTATGGCGGTCAGCAGCAAGGCATTCTGGCTTCGCAGCAAGCTGCTTCCGATCTGATTGAGTACGAGTATAACCTCTGGAGCTTCTAG
- a CDS encoding PorP/SprF family type IX secretion system membrane protein, with amino-acid sequence MKVTILSAFLLTAVTGTALAQQQPQFTHYGFNGMYLNPAYAGIKGQGEITAIGRYQYFNYNASFDEGGEPKTYMITGSLPVPVLGGGIGFHVYRDEVAQFKMTNAQLSYSKHIQVGEGKLGIGVQGAYTNLSKGVYRFIDENDPSVPRDGSDNKFDVGAGVWYESPTLYAGLSVNNLLRAEYKFQSALTDASGNVSYQSTARYIGENHSYFTAGYNIEASPSVVVTPSVLVKMVLPGKFGDDGKFTFKNNSYEANVRATFNDKFWGGLGYRYDESFTGMAGLAIAKDNALRIGYAFDFIAFNQDARALGSHEIMLSYRLPKPNMATRPAIRTPRYSF; translated from the coding sequence ATGAAAGTAACTATACTTTCTGCGTTCCTGTTAACAGCAGTTACGGGTACTGCGTTAGCGCAACAGCAGCCACAGTTCACACACTATGGCTTCAATGGAATGTATCTGAACCCAGCATATGCTGGGATTAAGGGACAGGGTGAAATAACCGCAATCGGCCGTTACCAATATTTCAACTACAACGCTTCCTTTGACGAAGGGGGAGAGCCCAAAACATACATGATAACCGGTTCATTGCCGGTGCCCGTATTAGGTGGTGGTATAGGCTTTCATGTGTACCGGGACGAGGTTGCGCAGTTCAAAATGACAAATGCGCAGCTTTCTTACTCCAAACACATTCAGGTAGGTGAAGGCAAACTGGGCATTGGGGTACAAGGAGCATACACGAATTTGTCGAAAGGGGTATACCGTTTCATTGACGAAAACGACCCTAGTGTTCCGCGTGATGGATCAGACAACAAGTTCGATGTGGGAGCGGGGGTGTGGTACGAGTCTCCAACACTGTACGCCGGCTTAAGTGTAAACAACCTGTTGCGTGCTGAGTACAAATTCCAAAGTGCTCTAACCGATGCAAGTGGTAATGTCAGCTATCAAAGCACAGCTAGATATATTGGTGAAAATCATTCGTATTTCACGGCCGGTTACAATATCGAAGCGTCTCCTTCCGTTGTAGTTACTCCTTCAGTACTAGTGAAGATGGTACTGCCTGGGAAGTTTGGTGATGATGGAAAATTCACGTTCAAGAATAACTCGTACGAAGCAAACGTTCGAGCCACGTTTAATGATAAGTTTTGGGGTGGGCTAGGATACCGTTACGACGAGTCGTTTACGGGTATGGCAGGGCTGGCGATTGCGAAAGACAATGCGCTACGGATAGGGTATGCTTTCGATTTTATTGCATTCAACCAAGATGCGCGTGCGCTCGGCTCGCACGAGATAATGCTCTCTTATCGTCTGCCCAAACCCAACATGGCTACTCGCCCCGCAATTCGCACTCCACGTTACAGTTTCTAA
- the porK gene encoding T9SS ring complex lipoprotein PorK/GldK has protein sequence MNKFFGLPLVALSALILGGCGFSKGPQGDLVGAEDRPEFNPQEVPFGMVPCPGGTFHMGQTDQDISASMVNMNKQVTIAGFYMDETEITNNEYRQFMNAIRQDSIDVLGEEYVMTELYPDTTVWVRDFTYHMGDPLMEYYYTHPAFDDYPVVGVDWFAAKYFCNWRTKNKNVANEEAGIAATPNFRLPSEAEWEYAARGGRDLATYPWGGPYLRNSKGCMLANFKPGRGDYASDGYAYTSPVGAFFPNDFGLYDMSGNVAEWCDDAYMEASVPVVWDMNPTNPDDNEPRKVVRGGSWKDIAYFLETGTRNFEYQDSSRSFIGFRTAMIQIGMGTNSSLN, from the coding sequence ATGAATAAGTTTTTCGGATTGCCTCTCGTTGCCTTGTCGGCACTGATTCTGGGGGGCTGTGGTTTTAGTAAAGGACCACAAGGCGACCTGGTTGGGGCAGAGGACCGGCCTGAATTTAACCCCCAAGAAGTTCCTTTTGGGATGGTACCCTGCCCAGGTGGTACGTTTCATATGGGCCAAACAGACCAAGATATTTCGGCCTCCATGGTTAACATGAACAAGCAGGTAACTATTGCCGGCTTCTACATGGATGAAACCGAAATCACCAATAACGAATACCGTCAATTCATGAATGCCATTCGGCAGGATTCGATTGATGTACTTGGCGAGGAGTACGTGATGACGGAGTTGTATCCCGATACAACGGTGTGGGTTCGTGACTTCACTTACCACATGGGTGACCCCCTGATGGAATACTATTACACGCACCCCGCGTTTGACGACTATCCGGTTGTTGGTGTGGACTGGTTTGCTGCCAAGTATTTCTGCAACTGGCGCACCAAGAACAAGAACGTAGCGAATGAAGAAGCTGGCATTGCAGCTACACCTAACTTCCGCCTACCGTCAGAAGCAGAGTGGGAGTACGCCGCTCGCGGTGGTCGCGACCTAGCTACCTACCCATGGGGCGGTCCTTACTTGCGCAACTCTAAAGGGTGTATGCTGGCTAACTTCAAGCCCGGTCGCGGCGACTATGCTTCGGACGGTTACGCGTACACTTCCCCTGTTGGTGCGTTCTTCCCGAATGACTTCGGTCTCTACGATATGTCAGGTAACGTAGCGGAGTGGTGCGATGATGCATATATGGAAGCCTCCGTACCAGTGGTATGGGACATGAACCCAACTAACCCTGATGACAACGAGCCTCGCAAAGTAGTGCGCGGTGGTTCTTGGAAGGATATCGCCTACTTCTTGGAGACAGGTACTCGCAACTTTGAATACCAGGACTCTTCCCGTTCGTTCATCGGCTTCCGCACAGCCATGATCCAAATTGGTATGGGTACCAACAGCAGCTTGAACTAA
- the porM gene encoding type IX secretion system motor protein PorM/GldM, whose translation MYLVLTALLALQVNSAILLKFKFLDDSLFGINEKVSKDHDGTVKGIAAQVEKNRNTPKDVAILKQSEQVRERTKQMIDYLRGVRDKLVAATENVKGKNEYKNMSAEDKVAITMLGGKRDGAAYEMKSKLNEYSDYIKKIIPNATPLALDAKEDPMVTDPEQRSKNFAELNFENTPLVAALATLSQKETEVLKYESDALSKLSQEIGGSIIVFDKVGAFASAESNTVAAGTKYKADLFLTASATGLRPTMTLNGSPLSVDASTGKGKVEFTARPGAFDAAGNAKAQWTGTIRFKQNGRDTTFKVTVPYTVTKPVMQVQSASVQALYFKCGNKLSVQVPALGAQYDPSFSASGASTIKGASKGEVTLIPNSREVTLSVSSGGNPIGSQTFQVRPIPKPEIQCVVGGRPANEKQGTPITAVRNMQLRAVPDAGFATFLPEDARYRVSSYEVTLVRGKRPAMPARTINGPTADLSDIVNSAREGDRLFIEVKQVQRMNFQDQTEQVNVTKQFNIPLL comes from the coding sequence ATGTACCTAGTACTGACTGCACTTCTGGCCCTACAGGTAAACTCAGCAATATTGCTGAAATTCAAATTCCTTGACGATAGCCTCTTCGGAATTAACGAGAAGGTATCGAAGGACCACGATGGAACAGTGAAGGGCATTGCTGCCCAGGTTGAAAAGAACCGGAATACCCCTAAGGATGTCGCTATCCTAAAGCAAAGCGAACAAGTACGTGAGCGTACCAAGCAGATGATCGACTATCTGCGCGGTGTTCGTGACAAGCTCGTTGCTGCCACTGAGAACGTGAAAGGCAAGAACGAGTACAAGAACATGAGTGCGGAAGACAAGGTGGCCATTACCATGCTGGGTGGCAAGCGCGACGGGGCTGCTTATGAGATGAAGAGCAAGCTGAACGAGTACTCTGATTATATCAAGAAGATTATTCCGAATGCTACTCCATTAGCACTTGACGCTAAGGAAGACCCAATGGTTACGGATCCAGAGCAGCGTAGCAAAAACTTTGCTGAGCTGAACTTTGAAAACACCCCATTGGTAGCAGCTTTGGCTACTCTTTCGCAGAAAGAAACTGAAGTGTTGAAGTATGAGTCTGACGCATTGTCGAAACTGTCACAAGAGATAGGTGGTAGCATCATCGTGTTCGATAAAGTAGGAGCTTTCGCTAGCGCTGAGTCAAACACGGTGGCAGCAGGTACGAAGTATAAAGCAGACCTTTTCTTAACTGCTTCCGCTACAGGCTTGCGCCCAACCATGACGTTGAACGGTTCACCGTTGAGCGTTGACGCTTCCACTGGTAAAGGCAAGGTAGAATTTACAGCTCGCCCCGGTGCTTTTGATGCAGCAGGTAATGCCAAGGCACAGTGGACTGGAACCATCCGCTTCAAGCAGAATGGTCGTGATACCACTTTCAAAGTAACTGTTCCCTACACTGTGACTAAGCCAGTAATGCAGGTGCAGTCGGCTTCGGTACAAGCTCTTTACTTCAAGTGTGGTAACAAGCTTAGCGTACAGGTACCTGCATTGGGTGCTCAGTATGATCCTAGCTTCTCGGCTTCCGGTGCTTCTACCATCAAAGGCGCTTCGAAAGGTGAGGTTACCCTGATACCAAACTCCCGTGAGGTAACATTAAGCGTAAGCAGTGGTGGTAACCCTATCGGCTCGCAGACCTTCCAGGTACGTCCTATCCCAAAGCCTGAAATTCAGTGCGTAGTAGGTGGTCGTCCTGCAAACGAGAAACAAGGTACGCCTATCACTGCTGTACGTAACATGCAGCTGCGCGCAGTGCCAGATGCAGGTTTCGCTACGTTCTTGCCAGAAGATGCTCGCTATCGTGTATCCAGCTATGAAGTAACGCTGGTTCGTGGTAAGCGTCCAGCCATGCCAGCTCGCACTATCAATGGCCCAACTGCTGACCTAAGCGACATCGTTAACTCGGCTCGTGAAGGTGACCGTCTCTTCATCGAGGTGAAGCAGGTGCAGCGTATGAACTTCCAGGATCAAACCGAGCAAGTAAACGTAACAAAGCAGTTCAATATTCCGCTGCTGTAA
- the porL gene encoding type IX secretion system motor protein PorL/GldL, translating to MAAKGGSFLYDVLMPKIYGIGAAVVIIGALFKIQHWKGADIMLIVGLGTEAVIFFLSAFQPAEKAPDWSLVYPELSEGYDPSTNSNKFVEEKSNSKGLTRKLDDMLKDANVTPEAISSLGQGLNRLSTTTQQLSTLGEATNATDEYTAKVRSAATSLERINEAYANTAQAMSAMSDATKDAKEYHVQVQTVTKNLGALNAVYEMELQDANTHLKSMNQFYGTLSQAMQNMTEAGKDTEKFKDEVSALTGNLHSLNRVYGNMLNAMRATS from the coding sequence ATGGCAGCTAAAGGCGGTAGTTTTCTCTATGATGTGCTGATGCCCAAAATTTATGGCATCGGGGCCGCAGTCGTAATCATTGGAGCTTTGTTTAAAATCCAGCACTGGAAGGGTGCTGACATTATGCTAATCGTTGGTCTGGGAACGGAGGCCGTTATCTTCTTCTTAAGCGCATTCCAACCAGCCGAAAAGGCTCCAGACTGGTCTTTGGTATATCCAGAACTATCTGAGGGTTATGATCCTTCAACCAACAGCAACAAGTTCGTTGAAGAAAAGAGCAACAGCAAAGGCTTAACTCGCAAGCTGGATGATATGCTGAAAGATGCCAACGTAACACCAGAGGCTATTTCGTCTTTGGGCCAGGGGCTGAACCGCCTGAGCACTACCACCCAGCAGCTTTCCACTCTTGGCGAAGCCACTAACGCTACAGACGAGTATACTGCTAAAGTACGCTCTGCTGCTACCTCGCTTGAGCGCATCAATGAAGCATACGCCAACACTGCACAAGCAATGAGTGCTATGTCGGATGCTACAAAAGATGCTAAAGAGTACCATGTACAGGTGCAAACAGTGACCAAAAATCTGGGCGCCCTGAACGCAGTGTACGAGATGGAACTGCAGGATGCCAACACGCACCTCAAGTCCATGAACCAATTCTATGGAACGCTCAGCCAGGCCATGCAGAACATGACCGAAGCTGGCAAAGACACCGAGAAATTCAAAGATGAGGTATCTGCTTTGACTGGCAATCTTCACTCTTTGAACCGTGTGTACGGCAATATGCTAAATGCTATGCGCGCTACCAGCTAA
- the uvrC gene encoding excinuclease ABC subunit UvrC, whose translation MAAHAHLQDQIRQLPHRPGVYKYFDDEGIIYVGKAIDLRKRVSSYFTKQDHNKKTQQLVKNIKRIEFTIVDSESDAFLLENNLIKQHQPKYNILLKDGKTYPYLLLTDERYPRLIPTRNKVPGDGHYFGPYANGSSLNVVLELIRALYPLRTCTYNLSPQNIAAGKFKVCLEYHLGNCKGPCEGLQDEETYNNQYIQQIRQILNGNLTIPKQYFREKMTQAAQELQYELAHQFKQKLDRLDAFQAKSTIVNPSLSNIDVFSIASNEKLAFINYLKVMNGSIILTQSIEVHKKLDEPDEEILASMLMQMREEFGSQSKEILTNVPLPTLPLLGVVITQPQIGDKRKLLELSIKNVLYLRKEKESMNERSKDLNEVRIMETIKKDLRLTELPKHIECFDNSNFQGDNPVAAMVCFRNAKASKKDYRHYHIKTVVGPNDFDSMYEVVSRRYRRLLDEGASLPQLVIVDGGKGQLSMAVKALRDLDLWGKIAVIGIAKRLEEIYVPNDPLPLYIDKKSESLRLFQRMRDEVHRFGITFHRSRRDAATLKTELTDVKGLGPITADKLLSKFKSVKKIRELSESDLIAEVGKAKAKVLINYFSQQEQGETVD comes from the coding sequence ATGGCCGCCCATGCCCATCTGCAAGACCAGATCCGTCAACTTCCACATCGTCCGGGTGTGTACAAGTACTTTGATGATGAAGGTATCATCTACGTAGGCAAAGCTATTGACCTGCGTAAACGAGTGAGCAGCTATTTCACCAAGCAGGATCACAATAAGAAAACGCAGCAGCTAGTAAAGAATATCAAACGAATCGAATTCACGATTGTGGACAGCGAGTCGGATGCGTTTCTGCTGGAGAACAACCTGATCAAGCAGCACCAGCCCAAATACAATATCCTGCTAAAGGACGGCAAGACTTATCCTTACTTGCTGCTTACCGACGAGCGTTATCCGCGTCTCATTCCCACGCGCAACAAGGTGCCTGGTGACGGGCATTATTTTGGCCCGTATGCCAACGGCTCTTCTCTCAACGTCGTGCTGGAGCTTATTCGGGCGCTATATCCCCTACGGACCTGCACATACAACCTGTCGCCCCAGAACATTGCCGCCGGTAAGTTCAAAGTGTGTCTGGAATACCATCTTGGTAATTGCAAAGGACCTTGTGAAGGATTGCAAGACGAGGAAACCTATAATAATCAGTACATCCAGCAGATCCGTCAGATTCTGAACGGCAACCTGACCATTCCTAAGCAATACTTCCGCGAGAAAATGACGCAGGCAGCTCAAGAGTTGCAATACGAGCTAGCGCATCAATTCAAGCAGAAACTAGATCGTCTAGACGCCTTTCAGGCCAAGAGCACTATCGTCAATCCCTCGCTTTCCAACATCGACGTGTTCAGTATTGCTTCCAATGAAAAGCTGGCGTTCATCAACTACCTGAAGGTGATGAATGGATCGATTATTCTGACGCAGTCCATTGAAGTTCATAAGAAGCTAGACGAGCCCGATGAAGAAATTCTAGCTTCTATGCTGATGCAGATGCGGGAGGAGTTCGGGAGTCAATCCAAGGAAATTCTGACAAACGTGCCCCTACCCACTTTGCCCCTCTTAGGTGTCGTCATCACGCAGCCACAAATTGGGGACAAACGCAAATTGCTAGAGCTAAGCATCAAAAACGTGCTTTATCTACGCAAGGAAAAGGAAAGCATGAACGAGCGCAGCAAGGACCTGAACGAGGTGCGCATCATGGAAACCATCAAAAAGGACTTGCGCCTTACGGAATTGCCCAAGCACATTGAATGCTTCGACAACTCCAACTTTCAAGGTGATAATCCGGTTGCGGCTATGGTGTGTTTTCGCAATGCCAAGGCCAGCAAGAAAGACTACCGCCACTATCATATCAAGACAGTAGTTGGGCCCAACGACTTCGACTCGATGTACGAAGTTGTTTCGCGCCGCTATCGTCGCCTGCTGGACGAAGGCGCATCGTTGCCTCAACTTGTCATAGTAGACGGAGGTAAAGGCCAATTGAGCATGGCAGTCAAGGCTTTGAGAGACTTGGACCTCTGGGGGAAAATAGCAGTGATTGGCATTGCCAAACGACTCGAGGAAATCTATGTTCCCAACGACCCACTGCCACTGTACATCGACAAGAAAAGTGAATCTCTACGTCTATTCCAGCGTATGCGCGACGAAGTACACCGCTTCGGCATTACTTTCCACCGCAGCCGCCGCGACGCCGCGACGCTCAAAACGGAGCTAACAGACGTAAAAGGGCTAGGCCCTATTACTGCTGATAAGTTATTGAGCAAGTTCAAGTCCGTGAAGAAAATACGGGAGTTGAGTGAAAGTGACCTGATAGCCGAAGTAGGAAAAGCCAAAGCCAAGGTGCTTATCAACTACTTTTCTCAGCAGGAGCAAGGAGAAACTGTCGATTAG